The Buchnera aphidicola (Tuberolachnus salignus) genome has a segment encoding these proteins:
- the aroA gene encoding 3-phosphoshikimate 1-carboxyvinyltransferase — translation MKKKLCIPITNFVSGKVSLPGSKSISNRVLLLSALSVGTTKLKNLLNSDDTQYMLLALKNLGISYTLKNHNTECKILGSFKNFQNIKNKKLFLGNAGTVMRPLVSVLSLGNNDLILTGNSRMQERPIKHLIDALCQGGANIEYCKKKNYPPIHIKGGFKGGKITIKGTISSQFLSSLLIMAPLAKFETNIFILGELVSKPYVDLTIHLIKKFGVNIKILKNYLHFQISGNQTYKTPKNYFIEGDASSATYFLAAAAIKGGSVEVEGLSKNSIQGDKNFYKVLKLMGAIIKWKNNSIICTRGFLKGIKIDLNHMPDAAMTVAILGLFSETDVYIKNIYNWRVKETDRLTAMSTELRKVGATVIEGKDFLHIFPPKKFISAVINTYNDHRIAMCFSLVSLSGVKIKILNPECVNKTFPKFFQNLSIIFKKKI, via the coding sequence ATGAAAAAAAAATTGTGTATACCGATAACGAATTTTGTCTCGGGAAAAGTATCGTTACCTGGTTCTAAAAGTATTTCTAATCGTGTATTGTTATTATCGGCATTATCTGTTGGAACTACAAAATTAAAAAATCTTTTAAATAGTGACGATACTCAATATATGTTACTTGCTTTAAAAAATTTAGGTATATCGTATACATTAAAAAACCATAATACTGAATGTAAAATTTTGGGATCTTTTAAAAATTTTCAAAATATAAAAAATAAAAAATTATTTTTAGGAAATGCTGGAACGGTAATGAGACCTTTAGTGTCTGTTTTATCATTAGGTAATAATGATCTGATTTTAACTGGTAATTCACGTATGCAAGAACGACCTATTAAACATTTAATAGATGCTTTATGTCAAGGTGGAGCAAATATTGAATATTGTAAAAAAAAAAATTATCCTCCTATACATATTAAAGGTGGATTTAAAGGAGGTAAAATTACTATTAAAGGTACTATTTCTAGTCAATTTTTAAGTTCTTTATTAATTATGGCTCCTTTAGCAAAATTTGAAACAAATATTTTTATTTTAGGCGAATTAGTATCTAAACCATATGTTGATTTGACCATACATTTAATAAAAAAATTTGGAGTAAACATTAAAATTTTAAAAAATTATTTACATTTTCAAATTTCAGGTAATCAAACGTATAAAACACCAAAAAATTATTTTATTGAGGGTGACGCATCTTCTGCAACTTATTTTTTAGCTGCTGCCGCAATTAAAGGTGGAAGTGTTGAAGTTGAAGGATTATCTAAAAATAGTATACAAGGTGATAAAAATTTTTACAAAGTTTTAAAACTTATGGGTGCGATTATTAAATGGAAAAATAATTCTATTATTTGTACACGTGGTTTTTTAAAAGGAATTAAAATTGATTTGAATCATATGCCAGATGCTGCAATGACAGTAGCTATTTTAGGGTTATTTTCAGAAACTGATGTATATATTAAAAATATTTATAATTGGAGAGTAAAAGAAACAGATCGTTTAACAGCAATGAGTACAGAATTAAGAAAAGTAGGTGCAACTGTTATTGAAGGAAAAGATTTTTTACATATTTTTCCTCCAAAAAAATTTATTTCCGCTGTGATTAATACATATAATGATCATCGTATTGCAATGTGTTTCTCTTTAGTATCTTTATCAGGAGTTAAAATTAAAATTTTAAATCCTGAATGTGTTAATAAA
- the serC gene encoding 3-phosphoserine/phosphohydroxythreonine transaminase gives MKIYNFNPGPAMFPKKILLKIQKNFHNWNKSNCSILEISHRSKNFLEYAINTEKNFRELLNIPSEYHVLFAQGGARGQFSAIPLNLLKPHETSDYINSGFWSYAAFLEAKKFCHPKNINIKYINNSKLHTLLPMNKWKLNPDSQYVHYCPNETIEGISIFEEPNFSQKIVIGDFSSVILSRVINIKKYSLIYASAQKNIGPAGLTIIIIKKDLLKNITQNVPSILNYQILFKTNSMFNTPPIFSWYVAGLTFKWLKKKGGIAAIEKKNILKAKTLYKYIDSTEFYNNLVVPENRSLMNITFFLKNHTLTPIFLNNAEKNKLYGLKGHSAYGGIRASIYNAMSIKGIFSLIKFMKYFEKKFG, from the coding sequence ATGAAAATTTATAATTTTAACCCTGGTCCAGCTATGTTTCCTAAAAAAATATTATTAAAAATCCAAAAAAATTTTCATAACTGGAATAAAAGTAATTGTTCTATTTTAGAAATTAGTCATCGTAGTAAAAATTTTTTAGAATATGCAATAAATACAGAAAAAAATTTTAGAGAATTATTAAATATACCATCTGAATATCATGTTTTATTTGCTCAAGGTGGGGCTAGAGGGCAGTTTTCTGCTATTCCCTTAAATTTATTAAAACCTCATGAAACTTCTGATTATATTAATAGTGGTTTTTGGTCTTATGCTGCATTTTTAGAAGCAAAAAAATTTTGTCATCCAAAAAATATTAATATAAAATATATAAATAATTCTAAATTACATACTTTATTACCAATGAATAAATGGAAATTAAATCCTGATAGTCAATATGTACATTATTGTCCAAATGAAACTATTGAAGGAATTTCTATTTTTGAAGAACCAAATTTTTCTCAAAAAATTGTAATTGGTGATTTTTCTTCTGTTATTTTATCGCGTGTAATTAATATAAAAAAATATAGTCTTATTTATGCTAGTGCACAGAAAAATATTGGTCCTGCTGGTTTAACAATTATTATAATAAAAAAAGATTTATTAAAAAATATAACACAAAATGTACCTTCTATCTTAAATTATCAAATTTTATTTAAAACAAATTCTATGTTTAATACACCTCCAATATTTTCTTGGTATGTTGCAGGGTTGACATTTAAATGGTTAAAAAAAAAAGGAGGTATTGCTGCTATTGAAAAAAAAAATATTTTGAAAGCTAAAACATTATATAAATATATTGATTCTACTGAATTTTATAATAATTTAGTAGTTCCAGAAAATAGATCTTTAATGAATATTACTTTTTTTTTAAAAAATCATACTTTAACACCTATTTTTTTAAATAATGCAGAAAAAAATAAATTATATGGGCTGAAAGGTCATAGCGCATATGGGGGTATACGTGCTTCAATATATAATGCGATGTCAATAAAAGGTATTTTTTCTTTAATTAAATTTATGAAGTATTTTGAAAAAAAATTTGGATAA